A region from the Benincasa hispida cultivar B227 chromosome 8, ASM972705v1, whole genome shotgun sequence genome encodes:
- the LOC120083861 gene encoding uncharacterized protein LOC120083861 produces MSSMQITATQNSICSNKSICLVSKSIYPSFHASQSRSVLVNLSANGSSFKQGLPVLKYKHRRVGLKHQHTPIVSLFGSKGKDTGDGGSPWKAFDQVVENFKKGRSVEDVLRQQIEKKEFYDGGNGGKRPPSGGGGSGSGDSSSGSEDDSLAGILDETLQVVLATLGFIFLYIYIINGEELARLAKDYIKYLFGGSKSVRLRRSMYQWGRFYQKLTEKKQYDEYWLEKAILNTPTWWDHPDNYRRTVMAHIESQHQKENFASDDYGEVDKPNSDDEEI; encoded by the exons ATGAGCAGCATGCAGATAACTGCTACACAGAATTCTATTTGTTCCAATAAATCAATATGCCTTGTTTCTAAATCAATATATCCATCATTCCATGCTAGTCAGTCACGAAGTGTTCTTGTGAATCTAAGTGCCAATGGATCTTCTTTCAAGCAGGGCCTACCAGTTTTGAAGTATAAACATCGGAGGGTTGGATTAAAACATCAGCATACACCAATTGTTTCCTTATTTGGTAGCAAGGGAAAGGACACTGGTGATGGG GGTTCTCCATGGAAAGCTTTCGACCAAGttgttgaaaattttaagaagGGACGATCAGTAGAAGATGTATTGCGACAGCAAATTGAAAAGAAAGAGTTCtatgatggtggaaatggtggCAAAAGACCTCCAAGTGGTGGCGGTGGCAGTGGCAGCGGGGATAGCTCTAGTGGATCTGAGGATGATAGCCTTGCAGGAATTTTGGACGAAACACTGCAAGTGGTTCTGGCAACTCTCGGCTTTATTTTCTTG TATATTTACATCATCAATGGGGAAGAGCTAGCGCGATTAGCGAAGGATTACATAAAGTATCTATTTGGAGGAAGCAAGAGTGTCCGTTTGAGGCGATCAATGTACCAATGGGGAAGGTTTTACCAAAAACTTACTGAAAAGAAGCAATATGATGAATATTGGCTGGAGAAAGCTATTCTTAACACTCCAACTTGGTGGGATCATCCTGATAACTACAGGCGTACTGTAATGGCTCATATAGAATCCCAGCATCAGAAAGAGAATTTTGCATCAGATGATTATGGGGAAGTTGATAAGCCAAATTCTGATGATGAGGAAATCTGA